The proteins below come from a single Candidatus Tanganyikabacteria bacterium genomic window:
- a CDS encoding M23 family metallopeptidase has translation MPGVITRGVGPNHPALDIACTVGTRVRAAHDGQGSSYRSHTLGNTFVLKGAGGLQTSYSHLASARPAGPYRRGDLIGACGNTGSWSTGPHLHFEANKPELLGHLAEE, from the coding sequence ATGCCGGGAGTGATCACGCGGGGGGTGGGCCCGAACCATCCCGCGCTCGACATCGCATGTACGGTCGGCACCCGCGTGCGCGCGGCCCACGACGGCCAGGGTAGTTCCTATCGAAGCCACACCCTCGGGAACACCTTCGTCCTGAAGGGCGCCGGCGGCCTGCAGACCAGCTACAGCCACCTCGCTTCCGCGCGCCCGGCCGGACCCTACCGGCGGGGCGACCTCATCGGCGCCTGCGGCAACACTGGATCCTGGAGCACCGGTCCCCACCTTCACTTCGAGGCGAACAAGCCTGAGCTGCTCGGGCACCTAGCCGAGGAATGA